The following are encoded together in the Gemmatimonadaceae bacterium genome:
- a CDS encoding NAD(P)H-dependent oxidoreductase subunit E: MNAQDMGGVDAPADASHGHHAEHYQPVFVGDRRRQLDELFTRYPTRMAALLPALWMVQEDRGWISEEGMAEVATVLELTPAYVKGVVTFYTMYHQHPVGRHFIQVCTTSPCAVCGAEDVRDAFLRHTGCEELGVTSQDGRFTVIEVECLGACGFATPVMINEQFLESVTPEKVPEILSGLK; the protein is encoded by the coding sequence GTGAACGCGCAAGACATGGGCGGCGTGGACGCCCCCGCCGACGCATCGCACGGGCACCACGCGGAGCACTACCAGCCGGTGTTCGTCGGCGATCGGCGCCGGCAGCTCGACGAGCTGTTCACGCGCTACCCGACCAGGATGGCGGCGCTGCTGCCGGCCCTGTGGATGGTCCAGGAAGACCGCGGCTGGATCAGCGAAGAAGGGATGGCCGAGGTGGCCACCGTGCTGGAGCTCACCCCCGCATACGTGAAGGGCGTGGTGACCTTCTACACGATGTACCACCAGCACCCGGTGGGACGGCACTTCATCCAGGTCTGCACCACCTCGCCGTGCGCCGTGTGCGGGGCCGAGGACGTGCGCGACGCCTTCCTCCGCCATACGGGGTGCGAGGAGCTCGGCGTCACGTCGCAGGACGGACGGTTCACGGTGATCGAGGTCGAGTGCCTGGGCGCCTGCGGATTCGCGACGCCGGTGATGATCAACGAGCAATTCCTGGAATCGGTGACGCCCGAGAAGGTGCCCGAGATCCTCTCTGGTTTGAAATAA